The genomic window gaacaataattggggaataggaatttcgaattttcgaagtcaactATTTTGTcagttgaaatttcgttgcgcatttcttatttagtttaaaaaattttaaagtttaattattgttgcgaatttgtttgaaattaagaaataaagtataaacaatgcacagtattgtatTTCATATAGTATTGTCACGAATTtatggaaactccgcttattttacaccttctactaacgttggtatcgctaaattgttgaacgaataactccaatattctctattacaaaatggtctttattagactacttcaatacttcacaataacacttatacttcgcaaccaatagcgtgcttaaatcaaactgattacagattactcagcttgcgttgcttttatactctgtgcccaaatgtctaggcgtttcttctgctagCATTTTCTACTTGCtatacgctaccagctataaactacaaatacacgtttatagcctctcgcatagccatatgcgcgtgtatatgtgactgctacttccaccgatgactacatctgtatgtgagttatctcttcgttgccccgtatgtatgtgggtaaatgattattaatgtgtttatgtagcttgcttaatgtttctgttgttgtgcctttatttaataaccttagagatggtaatattcgtcacagtattcaCTGACATGAATAATGAATTAGTTCCACAGCAACACCAACAGatgagcataagaagaagaagttgtaataacataaattcgctggagttgcctgcttccattcatcAAAGCaatttctggcggccaagtcgagttgaattcgtctgtCATCATAtaccaaaatttatttaagccttcttaaaaaatccttgcgcaatttctggatggttgcatcaaatatacaaaaagctcttccgttgcttatgatatacttttcgacttaaaataaagaatattatggtagaatgtacatattttagcacaaattagaacaaataagtgttcttaattaaaagaaccaatttactttaactatttaGATGTATTCCccttaatttaacaagtgaaaaaactcttaAGAAATGGCAGAAAagtctccctctcactcacattcagaaaaacctacttttctcccataaccggtttccgctttttcgaaaattgttcagaataggaggaaagggagaagtgaaaaaactcacaaggaatttttatttagaattgggATGTTGGGCttatcaaaactttattttaaacaccTCTGGCTAGCCCTGAAAGCGTTTAGGCAAACATGAAAAACTCCCAGTCGTGTAACCAATTTCATACATTGTGCTCAATCTCTCTATACACCTACCTACAGTGATACCAAAACGTGGGTTTTTCGCCCATTCATGGGTTTTTTCAACAAAATATTAGCTGAATGGGTAAAACGGACCTCCGCAAGCCATCAGAAACAATGAGTGCAATTTTAAAATTTAGCGGAAACTTCATGAACTCCAATTTAATGGAAAACCTTgatgcatatggggtattccatcccatttcgaccaattttgaacccgacccctttagaaatggctgaaagtttttcttctttttctagcttacgaaagacgtttttcagaattttttcaaattttttcatccaactcaaaaaatgttatgaatttaaaaaaaacaccgtttttgtttttaaaatgctataaatttttcaaaaattgaccgtttgggatcttttttttttaaatttgtttttaaatgtacttttcggaaaaaatacaaaaaaatttttaaagttttttttttttaatttttcagtttttcgagatttttcgaatttcgccatttttttctcataaaaaacttcaatcaattctgcaatcatccccactaatcccggagtgggccgatttttttttatatttatttaattgaaaaaaatattttcaaaaataaaaaattttttttatcaattttatttatataacaaaaaaatataagaaaatgatttttaagtattattttctttatatattaaggtaatctacgattaaaataaccagaattaatgactgacacagtaaacctgtcattttaatcgtagattaccataatatataaagaaaaggatacttaaaaatcattttcttacatttttttgttatataaataaaattgataaaaaaaattttattttggaaaaattttttttcaattaaataaaaaaaaatataaaaaaaatcggcccacttcgggattagtggggatgattgcagaattgattgaagttttttatgagaaaaaaaaataaaataaaaaatgacgaAATTCGAAACATCTCGAAacactgaaaaattaaaaaaaaaaaactaaaaatttttttgtattttttccgaaaagtacatttaaaaacaaactgaaaaaaaaaaagatcccaaacggtcactttttgaaaaagttatagcattttgaaaacaaaaacgggtttttttttaaaattcataactttttttgagttggatgaaataatttgaaaaaattctgaaaaacgtctttcgtaagctagaaaaaaaagaaaaactttcagccaattctaaaggggtcgggttcaaaattggtcgaaatgggatggaatatcccatatatatTTGATTTACATAATCTATTTGTGGGAGAAGATTGCAATGAAATTCTATCAAATTTAAATGATATTGAAAAAGCTGAAGTATTAACATTATGTATGAATTTTTATAAAGCAGCTATTAAAGAAATGGTAAAACGTTTGCCTATTCATGATGAATTTATTGAAAGTCTTGATTTTTTCAATtgtataaattttgaggtaacgaAAAAACATGTACAACTTTATAAAGCCAAATACAAAAAATCtcagtttatgtgaaaaaatttgttctaagttacaaataaatatttgcgtattcactaaattttccatttttattgtaattatttttttacatatccATATATAATAAGGATCCTTTATCTTGGTGGGTAAAAGTGAGGGTTTTCTCACTCGAATAAGGGGAAAATGGGTAAAAGAATCCAATTTCTTGGGGTTTCTTTTCTCGATTCGATGGCATCACTGCTCCCCTATCCAAACCTCTTCCTCGAATATTTCATCTCCcctctgcattttctagtttaccgTATTCAGTAAATCTTACCACTTTTCTTCTTACTCCTCCCGCTCTTACTCTTATCAAAATCTAAttcactattactcttaatcttatctttattattaatatttctgTTCACCTCTTTTTCCTACTTTGTCTGAAACCATTACATTTGCTCTTACTTTTACGCTTACTCTCAATCTTCCTTTTGTTCTCTTTACTTTTCGAACTTTCCTCCCTCCAACCTCCTCTAGTTTTTCTCCCATTTCCTCTGTTTCTTAGATTTCCATCCGGGATGgtataacacgatacggcccCTGGAATAAGtttatttcaatatacatattaCAAAGTGGTTTATTCGTAACAAAATTCCAAAgatgtataaattttttataatatgaCTTAAGACGCTTAAAAAATGCTTGTTAATCAAATaactttaataaataatttacaaaagCGTTACAGGCGAAGACCTACCCTTTGGTTCTCTGGCAGAAATTAGGTGGTGTAGCGTAAAAGATTTAGTGTAAAAATATTTGTACTTAAATTATATGACTTCCGAATGCACGCATAtttgcaaatacatacatacgtttttaaagaatatatgtaagtacatgtTTAAACTGTAATGCCAGAAGATGACTGACTGTTCCGCAAGTGATAGAAATAGGAATAAACCAGATATGTACAATAACCGAAAAGcactgaaaatgaaaaaaatacaaattaaaataGTTTTTAGTACACACAGTAAAATAGCTGAGTTCCAACGAACACTAATCCAAATTcctataaaaaatctaacatgcaaatgcaatacAAACGTTGGTATCCTGATAATTATCTGAATCAATTTGCCACATCAAATTTGTTCTGCCAAAAAACTTGTTCACCTTATCTAAACAGGGATCCCCGCTTTCAATCTTCTACTTTATCTTCCTTTTTTCTCTTATTTCTCCCTACACATTAATCCATTTATCTCTCTCCCAAATCCCTTTCCACTTCTACTAACACTCCCCACCCCACCAACCAATTCCCACTCCCACCCTCAGTTCCACTTCAAGTCACTCTCCAAATTCCAATCACACTCAAACTCCCAGACCCATTCCGTCTCCCACTCCCAATTACACTACAATTGCCTCTTCCACTCTCAATTCAACTACCATTCCCTCTCACACTTCCTCTCCCACTCACGATACCAGTCCAACTCTAACCGTTGtaaatatagtaaacaatgactaACTCCCACTCCCAATTTCACTCCGACTCCATTCTTTACTATATATCCCATTGTCTTCTACTTTATCTTCTATTTTCCTTCTTACTTTTTCTCCATAtcttattccatttatctcccTCCCACTCCCAAACCTCTCATATATGGTATCTCCAATATTAAATACCTGCTTCAAATGATTGCGGACACCGCCCATTTTTCAAACTTTCCTAAACCAGAGATTTACCGAaaccaattcatttttatatacattaaactgggtcgatttattaaccgatatcgcgccatcgatttttcgataggatttgggctcaggaaaaaaagttccactacggatacccaaaaaataatttttgagcctgcgaaaaaaaatggcgaaagggtcaattttcgaccaaaacactccccaaaacccaaaaaatattttttttttcaaaaaaactgttattgccaacgtttttacaacagtttattgaaaaaaaaaatattttttttgggttttggggagtgttttggtcgaaaaatttaccattccgccatttttttttcgcaggctcgaaaattattttcttttttcctgagcccaaatcctatcgaaaaatcgatggcgcgatatcggttaactttcgtccatacaaatcgacatatgtaacccggcctatgaaaaggtggcttatgactcaaaaaagaaattgcgagaaacagctgttaaagataaacaaatgcatttcttcagtttcttagtagttttcttttttttttgagtcataagccaccttttcataggccgggtcacatatatagattttGAGATTGTACGAAATTTGCCGGGCCAGTAAGTTCCCAACATCTTTACTGCCCTTTCAAACCTTCAAACTTTCAAATATAATTCAAAACCGAAATTAGCCAAAACAGTCCAGTCGTTCTCGAGTTTAAGCGAGACTAACCAACAGCAATTGATtattatacttatgtatatacttatatacatatataggttaCGAAATTTTTTAGGAAAAGCTACACAATTTTATCAGAAATGAAACACTCCACAAAAAGGTATTTTTTGTAGCATGGTAATAATGCTAGTTATTACTTTAGTTATTTGTTATTGTTTGCATTTTAAACTAACATTTTAGGGGCGATTCGtgaaaaaagtttgtaaataaCAGGTGGCCCATTATGTGTACATATgagttgagtgctgccaactcgAATAGAACTGATTCGGACCGTTCCAGTGAAATTTGATAGCGATCCAGAGCTCGATAGCTCATTGAAACTCAGCTAATAGTTTGGAGCACCCTTTATAAGGTTTCTTTGTGAAAACTAGTTCAAgataaaaatttgatttactcACATAATACCACAACATATTCAAGAAGTATAAGAATTACGTTGTTGAAATAAGCAGCGGCACGATAATCGCCATAGTTTAGAATAACACCCAAAACCGCGAAAGGCCATTGGATAAAGTATAGCGCAGCGACTACAAGCCAAACCAAAACAAGCCAGGCATTGCTCTGTGaagataaaataaatttacatatatcaattattattattgttattatttttcttttttttcattttaaatcagCTTATGCCTATTTGAAACAgaagcttaatgaaataattagtcaagttttatACATTAGAGCCCTTATTGAAcccaatcttccatacaaaatagaAATTCTAAAATTtatcattattgctttattgaatgcctaataaaataaaaaatctagTGGGTGTTGCTTGGTGTTTCggattttataaataatttaataatataactaacaaatgacaatcaaaaataatttaagaaaaatggaaataaatgaaaaaaattcaaaaatttatttttcgcatttgctgcaaaagataatatatCTTTCTTTAcaaacaaggcgaattcagtagaggtggtgttatcccaacagctgattgcttcttcttgataattttccatacaaagccttgtaaaacaatatgtcagttaatcgaaatcattgaaaattttcttttgacttgacattcttctgcactgcgaattggttgaattcgctttgccaccacctggtatggattcgccttgctttACAAAGAGGCATATATTTTAGTACacggcgaatccataccaggtggtggcaaagcgaattcaaccaattcgccctgcaaaagaatgtcaagtcaaaacaaaattttaattgatttcgattaactgacatattaaagtacaaggagCTGtaaggaaaataatcaagaagaagcaatcagctgatgggataacaacacctggtactgaattcgccttgattttaGTAGTTGCGCacgcattttattttgattgtctttTTTAGTTAAGTAGgaaaagacttccatatattttAACTATTTTCGGTAAAAGCGAATATTTTTTGGGGCtactgacagatgttcgcttaatgaggCAAGTGACCCTGTATGAAgaggaaaacttaattatttcattaaataaaactGTGATACGCTAAAGTTTctgtataaaattaattaattaattaagttAGTCAGagtaagtaaggacgggactgtcttcggctgtgcctgccttcatacctttcatgaatgggactgaacaataatcttttcccgttcgcaatctcca from Eurosta solidaginis isolate ZX-2024a chromosome 3, ASM4086904v1, whole genome shotgun sequence includes these protein-coding regions:
- the LOC137245378 gene encoding uncharacterized protein; this encodes MPKYVTDQALFNVSLRNACLFISIFSLITIILGVIVRPGALHYSSSLIGFIIELLGALALLFGVLWSNAWLVLVWLVVAALYFIQWPFAVLGVILNYGDYRAAAYFNNVILILLEYVVVLLLFGYCTYLVYSYFYHLRNSQSSSGITV